The proteins below come from a single Pleuronectes platessa chromosome 1, fPlePla1.1, whole genome shotgun sequence genomic window:
- the si:ch211-37e10.1 gene encoding G2/M phase-specific E3 ubiquitin-protein ligase, giving the protein MQGSGTSGHDGGSLARSDGNPGTSGPDEDYSSYLTLTAALPDGSSDDEELNQAIIASMESQIAVKVPVQEILLELSSKISTKQQCKFNINRSAVWEGAVRGFQRVSYNPNFMICVKFSDDMGRNEEGIDLGGPRREFLRLLMETIARSPMFEGKENSKNLALDSAALREDRYYIVGKAIAVSLVHGGPPPNFLSPTVFSLLVDGSAKPVLADIADMELLEKVKKVAESTTLEDLEMTKAPLLDYLANAGCLRPMRSIRDKDLLVHDIVMFQVIHRVQGPFQRFCEGLKTLGVLEKIRRHPDSFRPLFCYEPSTLTADQVDDVFSIWLSPEGSNKRAAEERVVTFWRDYLHDAEEEEGPSKLQKILSFATGASVVPPIGFSPTPSVQFIQKEDDDFSCTPMFPLANTCINCIKLPLHVSYQEFKEKFDFALGNSYGFGRA; this is encoded by the exons ATGCAAGGAAGTGGCACTAGTGGTCACGATGGAGGCTCCCTTGCAAGAAGTGATGGCAACCCTGGCACAAGCGGTCCTGATGAAGACTACTCTTCATATTTAACACTTACAGCTGCTCTTCCTGATGGCTCTTCAGATGATGAGGAATTAAACCAGGCTATAATTGCCAGTATGGAGAGTCAAAT TGCAGTAAAGGTCCCGGTTCAAGAGATACTGCTGGAACTCTCTAGCAAAATTAGCACAAAACAACAGTGCAAATTTAATATAAATCGCTCTGCTGTCTGGGAGGGAGCCGTGCGAGGATTCCAAAGGGTGTCCTATAACCCTAACTTCATGATCTGTGTAAAATTCTCAGATGACATGGGGAGAAATGAGGAAGGGATTGATTTAGGAGGGCCAAGGAGGGAATTCTTGAGGCTGCTGATGGAGACCATTGCCAGGTCTCCCATGTTtgagggaaaagaaaacagcaagAACTTGGCTCTTGACAGTGCTG CTCTAAGAGAGGACCGGTACTACATAGTTGGCAAAGCCATTGCTGTAAGCTTGGTACATGGCGGTCCGCCACCAAACTTCCTCTCACCAACAGTATTTTCTCTTCTGGttgatggttcagcaaaaccaGTGCTAGCAGACATAGCTGACATGGAACTTTTGGAAAAAGTCAAAAAG GTAGCTGAAAGTACAACCCTTGAGGACCTTGAGATGACAAAGGCACCTCTACTTGACTACTTGGCCAATGCAGGATGTCTGAGGCCTATGCGATCTATACGAGACAAGGATTTGCTGGTACATGACATTGTCATGTTCCAGGTCATCCACAGGGTTCAAGGTCCATTTCAAAG ATTCTGTGAAGGACTGAAAACTCTTGGGGTTCTGGAGAAAATCCGAAGGCATCCAGACAGCTTTCGCCCCCTGTTCTGCTATGAGCCAAGCACACTGACTGCTGACCAGGTGGATGATGTTTTCAGCATTTGGCTATCTCCAGAAGGGAGCAACAAGAGAGCTGCTGAGGAGAGAGTTGTTACCTTCTGGAGAGACTATCTCCACGATGCAGAGG agGAGGAAGGGCCAtccaaactacaaaaaatattGTCCTTTGCAACTGGAGCATCGGTGGTACCACCGATTGGCTTTTCTCCAACTCCCTCTGTCCAGTTCATTCAGAAGGAAGATGACGACTTCTCCTGTACACCAATGTTCCCTCTGGCCAACACATGTATCAACTGCATCAAGTTGCCACTACATGTGTCATATCAAGAGTTTAAGGAGAAGTTCGACTTCGCATTAGGAAACTCATATGGGTTTGGCAGGGCATAA